From one Acidibrevibacterium fodinaquatile genomic stretch:
- a CDS encoding GDP-mannose 4,6-dehydratase gives MSTALITGVTGQDGAYLSQLLLEKGYTVVGVMRRSASSDVIGERLRWLGILDRVRLVEGNLTDLGSLIRLVQAHKPDEVYHLAAQSFVATSWQQPTLTGLVTGLGAVTMLEAVRIARPEARFYQASSSEMFGKVQATPQNEKTPFYPRSPYGAAKLYAHWMTVNYRESFGMHASSGILFNHESPLRGIEFVTRRISHGVARIKLGLAQELTLGNIAAVRDWGHSRDYVRAMWLMLQQDTADDYVVATGRSATVAEFAALAFQAAGLHAADHLRTDPALMRPAEVEYLLGDPAKAATKLGWQAEVTLEQLASEMVEADIARLKARM, from the coding sequence ATGTCGACCGCCTTAATTACCGGAGTTACTGGCCAGGATGGGGCCTATCTCAGCCAGTTGCTTCTGGAAAAAGGCTATACCGTCGTCGGCGTCATGCGGCGCTCCGCCTCATCGGATGTAATCGGCGAGCGTTTGCGCTGGCTCGGCATTCTGGATCGGGTCAGGCTGGTCGAGGGTAACCTGACCGATCTCGGCAGCCTGATCCGCCTGGTGCAGGCCCACAAACCAGACGAAGTTTACCACCTCGCAGCGCAGAGCTTCGTCGCGACCTCCTGGCAACAGCCGACGCTGACCGGGCTGGTCACGGGGCTCGGTGCGGTGACGATGCTGGAAGCGGTGCGCATCGCGCGGCCTGAGGCGCGGTTCTATCAAGCGTCCTCATCCGAGATGTTCGGCAAGGTGCAGGCGACCCCGCAGAACGAAAAAACGCCGTTTTATCCGCGCAGCCCCTATGGCGCCGCAAAGCTTTATGCCCATTGGATGACGGTGAACTACCGCGAGAGTTTTGGCATGCATGCCTCCTCCGGCATCCTCTTCAACCACGAAAGCCCACTGCGCGGCATCGAATTCGTCACCCGTCGGATCAGCCACGGCGTCGCCCGCATCAAGCTCGGACTGGCGCAAGAACTGACACTCGGCAACATCGCGGCAGTGCGCGACTGGGGCCATTCGCGCGATTACGTGCGGGCGATGTGGCTGATGTTGCAACAAGATACGGCGGACGACTACGTCGTCGCAACCGGGCGGAGCGCGACCGTCGCGGAATTCGCTGCTCTCGCTTTCCAGGCTGCCGGCCTGCACGCGGCAGACCATCTTCGCACCGATCCCGCGCTGATGCGTCCGGCCGAGGTAGAATACCTTCTCGGCGATCCGGCCAAGGCCGCGACAAAACTCGGCTGGCAGGCGGAAGTGACACTTGAACAGCTTGCGAGCGAGATGGTCGAGGCGGATATCGCCCGGCTCAAGGCGAGGATGTAG
- a CDS encoding type II toxin-antitoxin system ParD family antitoxin, whose protein sequence is MGTVRKTITLTDQQDAWIKAQIDHGHYTNDSEYIRDLIRREQERSAAIDSIRQALIEGENSGEPNPFDPAAFKRKMKLSHG, encoded by the coding sequence ATGGGCACTGTGCGCAAGACTATCACCTTGACCGACCAGCAGGATGCTTGGATTAAGGCGCAGATCGACCATGGCCACTACACCAATGACAGCGAATATATCCGCGACCTTATCCGTCGCGAGCAGGAACGCAGCGCCGCAATCGACAGCATCCGTCAAGCCTTGATAGAAGGCGAAAACAGCGGCGAGCCCAATCCTTTCGACCCGGCAGCCTTCAAGCGAAAAATGAAACTCTCGCATGGCTGA
- the istA gene encoding IS21 family transposase has product MRQIRQTLRLASDGISARAMGRMLGVARSTIQDNLKRAQAAGLAWPLPADLSDAVLEERLFARSGAPRGVRRRAEPVWSELVCEFKRPGVNLMVLWEEYRAGHPEGYSYSRFCDLFREFEARLSPVMRQEHRAGDKVFVDYSGKKLGITDPATGIVRMAEIFVAVLGASNYTYAEASWTQTLPDWIGAHSRMFRFFGGVPRLIVPDNLKSGVNKASFYDPEINLSYGRMASHYGVGVLPARPRRPKDKAKVEAGVRFAQSYILGRLRQQTFFSLAEANQAIAGMVERINAHVMRRLGVSRRHLFETIERQALAALPETDHEFAEWGFARVSLDYHVEVCGFFYSVPHQLIRQQVDTRATERMVEIFHQGKRVAVHQRRYGGPRHGTAPEHMPSAHRRYAAWTPERFRSWGASIGPQTEGLIIAILANRPHPEQGFRTCLGILRLFKELDRPRAEAVAARAVAFGAFNYKSIASIIASKLDQTASPPDEAQAVLTHGNLRGAEYFH; this is encoded by the coding sequence ATGCGGCAGATACGACAAACCTTACGGCTGGCCAGTGACGGCATCAGCGCCAGGGCGATGGGGCGGATGCTGGGCGTGGCGCGGAGCACGATCCAGGACAATCTGAAGCGGGCGCAGGCAGCGGGGCTGGCGTGGCCGTTGCCGGCCGACCTCAGTGATGCGGTTTTGGAGGAGCGGCTGTTTGCCCGCAGCGGCGCGCCGCGGGGGGTGCGCCGGCGCGCCGAGCCGGTCTGGAGCGAGCTGGTCTGCGAGTTCAAGCGCCCGGGCGTGAACCTGATGGTGCTGTGGGAGGAATATCGCGCCGGGCATCCGGAAGGGTACAGCTACAGCCGGTTCTGCGATTTGTTCAGGGAGTTCGAGGCACGGCTGTCACCGGTCATGCGCCAGGAGCACCGGGCGGGCGACAAGGTGTTCGTCGATTATTCCGGCAAAAAGTTGGGCATCACCGATCCCGCAACTGGCATCGTGCGCATGGCGGAGATTTTTGTCGCGGTGCTGGGCGCGTCGAACTACACCTACGCGGAGGCGAGCTGGACCCAGACGCTGCCGGATTGGATCGGCGCGCATAGCCGCATGTTCCGGTTTTTTGGCGGCGTGCCGCGGCTGATCGTGCCGGATAATCTGAAGTCCGGCGTCAACAAGGCGTCGTTCTACGATCCAGAGATCAACCTGAGCTATGGCCGGATGGCCTCGCATTACGGTGTTGGTGTTTTGCCGGCCCGGCCGCGGCGCCCGAAGGACAAGGCGAAGGTGGAAGCCGGTGTCCGCTTTGCCCAGAGCTACATTCTGGGCCGGTTGCGCCAGCAGACTTTCTTCTCTCTGGCTGAAGCCAACCAGGCGATTGCCGGCATGGTGGAGCGGATCAACGCGCATGTCATGCGCAGGCTCGGCGTCAGCCGGCGGCATTTGTTCGAGACGATCGAACGCCAGGCTTTGGCGGCATTGCCAGAGACCGACCATGAGTTTGCGGAGTGGGGTTTTGCCCGCGTCTCGCTGGATTATCATGTCGAGGTCTGCGGCTTTTTCTACTCGGTGCCGCATCAGCTGATCCGCCAGCAAGTCGATACCCGCGCCACCGAGCGGATGGTTGAGATCTTCCACCAAGGCAAGCGGGTCGCGGTGCATCAGCGCCGCTATGGCGGTCCAAGGCACGGCACTGCCCCTGAGCATATGCCGAGCGCGCACCGGCGCTACGCCGCATGGACGCCGGAGCGGTTCCGCTCATGGGGCGCATCGATCGGCCCGCAGACCGAGGGGCTGATCATCGCCATCCTCGCCAACCGGCCGCATCCGGAACAGGGGTTTCGGACATGCCTTGGCATCCTGCGGCTGTTCAAGGAGTTGGACCGTCCGCGCGCCGAGGCGGTGGCGGCCCGAGCGGTCGCCTTTGGCGCGTTCAACTACAAGAGCATTGCCTCGATCATCGCCAGCAAGCTCGACCAGACGGCCAGCCCGCCAGATGAGGCGCAGGCGGTGCTGACCCACGGCAATCTGCGCGGCGCCGAATATTTTCACTGA
- a CDS encoding type II toxin-antitoxin system Phd/YefM family antitoxin has product MEEAVSAADANRRFSLLLRGIREGRSYVVTSHGKPVARLIPVGKHGGVATSARSTLLSRLEKQPVLHAGRWTRDELYEDDR; this is encoded by the coding sequence ATGGAAGAAGCCGTTTCGGCTGCGGATGCCAATCGCAGGTTCTCGCTTCTTCTGCGCGGGATTCGGGAGGGGCGTAGTTATGTCGTGACCAGCCACGGAAAGCCCGTCGCGCGGCTTATCCCCGTGGGCAAGCATGGAGGCGTGGCGACCAGCGCGCGTTCAACCCTGCTCTCCCGCCTTGAAAAGCAGCCCGTCCTTCATGCTGGGCGATGGACCCGCGACGAACTCTACGAGGACGACCGGTGA
- a CDS encoding PIN domain-containing protein, which translates to MDTNVLAYAEGINGAKRRDVALNLIRRLPQEAAAIPAQVLGELFHVLVRKGGKSRRDARDALLSWRDTFPIVETSPEVMLAAADLATDHQLGIWDAVILSVASQAGCRLLLSEDLQEGFTWAGVTVVNPFSSPRHALLNALLEEDTE; encoded by the coding sequence TTGGATACGAACGTGCTCGCCTACGCAGAAGGCATCAATGGGGCAAAGCGGCGTGATGTCGCTCTGAACCTTATTCGCCGATTGCCGCAAGAGGCCGCCGCCATCCCGGCGCAGGTGCTTGGCGAACTTTTCCATGTGCTCGTCCGCAAAGGCGGAAAGTCGCGCCGCGATGCCCGCGATGCCTTGTTGAGTTGGCGCGACACATTTCCCATTGTTGAAACCTCGCCCGAAGTCATGCTGGCGGCGGCCGATCTCGCGACGGATCACCAACTGGGAATATGGGACGCGGTTATCTTGTCGGTCGCGTCGCAAGCGGGGTGTCGTCTGCTTTTGTCCGAGGATCTTCAGGAAGGCTTCACCTGGGCCGGGGTGACGGTGGTCAATCCATTCTCCTCGCCACGGCACGCTCTGCTGAATGCTTTGCTGGAAGAGGATACCGAATAG
- a CDS encoding glycosyl transferase family 90 — MSDMQGRESEEIGQKKYILDDVIFEIEIESSRLIGDAFSVRWVTISDARSTFIINNNINPVVNESVRVRLAAMLPMFALYHKIKRPRVSIAVLELGDLGGAGGCLGFCSSSPDACLIPDSDFVSLRGYADTRRAYQENFIPWHARESIAFWRGSSTGWPLKKENLRSIQRIMLCEMALSSPHSHFYDVGLSGIVQMTDEQKEQILGLNIVKNFVDSKEWIKYKYLIDIDGNTNSWAGLFQRLLSGSAVLKVASPQGYRQWYYDRLVPWENFVPVEADMSDLDEKILWLREHDEAAERIGAAGRELALSLDYEGEMKKAVEVIDAAFARPPRPSGGAANFHGPDISFPENVRPYRLLTHHEAIVFANLAAGTLSQVPQEAGIANIALFLSPEFACLMYIAPDGNRHSAVIEPEPDQRAPQPAEQDTTPAPQYFEVVRLPDDPGSVALRRGGLFLCAEPDGRVTLSRDKIGAWEVFRLLELDAPPAPPAHSAAPPLGAGIIEQQMVVNPTRLQMVRTLWQGRDPFAGFPATLYQTDSQGWNSGHRYLGEAVAELKPALVVEIGVWKGGSTMTLASALKALGSDGVVIAVDTWLGSSEHWSQPEWKAHLAIVHGYPQFFYKFMANVMAAGLQSHILPLPLDSLNAARLLMLHGTSIDLIHVDAGHDYRSVIGDLEAWWPLLRPGGILIGDDYNRDGAWPEVRQAFDDFFGRRGIGFVDAEAKCLIRKPL; from the coding sequence ATGAGTGATATGCAGGGCCGTGAGTCAGAGGAGATTGGCCAAAAAAAATACATTTTAGATGATGTGATTTTCGAAATAGAAATAGAATCTAGTCGTTTGATTGGTGACGCATTCTCCGTAAGATGGGTGACCATATCTGATGCGCGTTCGACGTTTATAATAAACAATAACATCAATCCGGTTGTTAACGAGTCTGTTAGAGTGCGTTTGGCTGCCATGCTTCCTATGTTTGCATTGTATCATAAAATTAAAAGGCCTCGGGTTTCTATTGCCGTGCTTGAACTTGGTGATCTAGGGGGGGCAGGAGGATGTTTGGGTTTTTGCAGCAGTTCTCCAGACGCTTGCCTTATTCCAGATTCTGATTTTGTATCCTTAAGGGGATATGCCGACACAAGGCGCGCATATCAGGAAAATTTTATTCCATGGCACGCGCGCGAGTCCATAGCTTTTTGGCGTGGATCCTCAACCGGCTGGCCTTTAAAAAAAGAAAACCTACGTTCAATTCAAAGAATTATGCTTTGTGAAATGGCTCTTTCGTCGCCGCACAGCCATTTCTACGACGTCGGGCTTAGTGGTATTGTTCAAATGACTGACGAGCAAAAAGAACAAATTTTAGGCTTAAACATCGTCAAAAATTTTGTCGATTCGAAAGAGTGGATAAAATACAAATATCTCATTGATATTGACGGTAACACAAATTCATGGGCAGGTCTTTTTCAGCGCTTGCTGTCCGGAAGCGCGGTATTGAAGGTTGCTTCTCCTCAAGGCTACAGGCAGTGGTACTATGATCGACTTGTCCCATGGGAAAATTTCGTCCCTGTTGAAGCCGACATGTCTGATTTAGATGAAAAAATTTTATGGTTGCGCGAACATGACGAGGCAGCCGAGAGAATCGGCGCGGCTGGCAGGGAGCTTGCGTTGTCGCTCGATTATGAAGGAGAAATGAAAAAAGCTGTTGAGGTGATTGACGCTGCGTTTGCTCGCCCTCCTCGCCCGAGCGGTGGGGCAGCAAATTTCCACGGACCCGACATTTCGTTTCCCGAGAATGTTCGGCCCTACCGGTTGCTCACGCACCATGAGGCAATCGTCTTCGCAAATTTGGCCGCCGGCACGCTCAGTCAGGTGCCGCAGGAAGCGGGCATAGCGAATATTGCGTTGTTTCTTTCGCCAGAGTTCGCGTGCCTCATGTATATCGCGCCGGACGGAAACCGCCATAGCGCAGTCATTGAGCCCGAGCCGGATCAACGAGCGCCGCAACCCGCCGAACAGGATACGACTCCGGCACCCCAGTATTTTGAGGTCGTAAGATTGCCGGACGATCCTGGTTCCGTGGCCCTGCGTCGCGGTGGCCTTTTCCTGTGCGCCGAGCCAGACGGCCGCGTCACGCTTTCCCGTGATAAAATTGGTGCGTGGGAGGTGTTTAGGCTTCTTGAACTAGATGCGCCTCCTGCCCCGCCCGCGCATTCCGCCGCGCCGCCGCTCGGGGCTGGCATAATAGAGCAGCAGATGGTCGTAAATCCTACCCGATTACAGATGGTCCGTACGCTCTGGCAAGGGCGCGATCCGTTTGCGGGATTTCCCGCGACGCTCTACCAGACCGATTCCCAGGGCTGGAACAGCGGCCATCGCTATCTCGGCGAGGCGGTCGCCGAACTCAAGCCAGCGCTGGTCGTTGAGATTGGTGTCTGGAAGGGTGGCTCGACGATGACGCTGGCTTCCGCGCTGAAGGCGCTTGGGTCGGATGGGGTGGTAATCGCCGTTGATACTTGGCTCGGCTCGTCGGAACACTGGAGCCAGCCGGAATGGAAGGCGCACCTTGCAATTGTCCATGGCTATCCGCAGTTTTTCTATAAATTCATGGCCAATGTTATGGCCGCCGGATTGCAGAGCCATATTCTGCCATTACCGCTGGATTCGCTCAACGCGGCACGGCTCCTCATGTTGCACGGCACTTCGATTGATCTTATTCACGTTGATGCGGGGCATGATTATCGTTCCGTCATCGGCGATCTCGAGGCGTGGTGGCCGCTCTTACGTCCGGGCGGCATCCTGATCGGCGATGATTACAACCGTGATGGCGCCTGGCCGGAGGTTCGTCAGGCTTTCGATGACTTCTTTGGCCGTCGGGGTATCGGCTTTGTCGATGCAGAAGCGAAATGCCTCATCAGAAAACCGCTTTGA
- a CDS encoding GDP-mannose 4,6-dehydratase codes for MPAPVRILITGAEGFVGGHLLHELAARFPVASFYTERFDVTDAEAVAAAFKAFQPEACVHLAAIASVPDARRDPARAFAVNVGGTLNVAMAILNATSACRLVYVGSSESYGASFRAGVALDESAPLAPLNVYAASKAAADLAMGAMAAESGLRVIRFRPFNHTGPGQSEAFVIPAFAAQIARIEAGAQAPVIRVGNLEPERDFLHVADVVRAYALALERFDELPAGAVFNLASGQPRRIGDILAAMIARASVPIRVEVDPARLRPVEIMRAVGDATKAREVLGWSASLDFQAVV; via the coding sequence ATGCCAGCGCCGGTGCGCATCCTGATCACCGGCGCGGAGGGCTTCGTCGGCGGGCATTTGCTGCATGAGCTTGCGGCGCGGTTTCCGGTAGCGTCGTTTTATACGGAGCGGTTCGACGTCACGGATGCCGAGGCTGTCGCGGCGGCGTTCAAAGCGTTTCAGCCGGAGGCCTGCGTGCATCTCGCCGCCATCGCTTCGGTGCCGGACGCCCGGCGGGATCCAGCTCGCGCTTTCGCGGTCAATGTCGGCGGCACATTGAATGTCGCCATGGCGATCCTCAATGCAACCTCCGCGTGTCGGCTGGTCTATGTCGGCAGTTCGGAGAGCTACGGGGCAAGTTTTCGAGCTGGCGTGGCGCTCGATGAATCGGCGCCGCTCGCGCCGTTGAACGTCTATGCCGCCAGCAAGGCGGCGGCGGATTTGGCCATGGGCGCGATGGCGGCGGAAAGCGGGCTGCGGGTGATCCGGTTTCGCCCGTTCAATCACACCGGGCCGGGCCAGTCGGAAGCGTTCGTCATCCCGGCTTTCGCGGCACAGATTGCGCGGATCGAGGCGGGGGCACAGGCGCCAGTGATCCGCGTCGGCAATCTGGAGCCGGAACGGGATTTCCTGCATGTCGCGGACGTGGTGCGGGCCTATGCGTTGGCACTAGAGCGGTTCGACGAACTGCCGGCGGGCGCGGTGTTCAATCTGGCCTCTGGCCAGCCCCGGCGGATCGGCGATATTCTTGCCGCCATGATCGCCCGGGCTTCGGTGCCGATCCGTGTCGAGGTCGATCCCGCGCGGTTGCGCCCGGTGGAGATCATGCGTGCGGTTGGAGATGCGACGAAGGCGCGGGAGGTTTTGGGGTGGAGTGCAAGCCTGGATTTTCAGGCTGTCGTTTAA
- the istB gene encoding IS21-like element helper ATPase IstB, protein MLTHPTLDLLLKLGLHGMAKAFKDLDARPEVAGLAHAEWLALLLEHEATLRQQKRFESRARAAKLRQSASVEDVDYRAPRGLDRAQFLKLASCDWVRARHNLLITGPCGGGKSWLACALGQKACREDLSTAYHRVPRLFSALALARADGRYARTLRQIARLDLLILDDWGPETLNADQRRDLLEIIDDRHEMRSVIITSQVPVERWYEIIGDPTIADAILDRLVHNAYRIELTGESLRKKRDPAPAHART, encoded by the coding sequence ATGCTCACCCACCCGACCCTCGACCTGCTGCTCAAACTCGGCCTGCACGGCATGGCCAAAGCCTTCAAGGACCTCGACGCCCGGCCGGAGGTTGCCGGTTTGGCCCATGCCGAATGGCTGGCTTTATTGCTCGAGCACGAGGCCACGTTGCGACAGCAGAAACGCTTCGAGAGCCGCGCCCGCGCGGCCAAATTGCGCCAGTCCGCCAGCGTCGAGGATGTCGATTACCGCGCCCCGCGCGGCCTCGACCGGGCACAGTTCCTGAAACTCGCCAGCTGTGACTGGGTGCGCGCCCGGCATAATCTGCTCATTACCGGCCCCTGCGGGGGCGGCAAAAGCTGGCTGGCCTGCGCGCTGGGCCAGAAGGCTTGCCGCGAGGATCTCTCGACCGCCTATCACCGGGTGCCGCGGCTGTTCTCTGCCCTGGCGCTGGCCCGCGCCGATGGCCGTTACGCCAGAACACTGCGCCAGATCGCCAGGCTCGACCTGTTGATTTTGGACGATTGGGGCCCCGAGACCCTGAACGCGGACCAACGCCGCGATCTGCTGGAAATTATCGATGACCGCCACGAGATGCGCTCCGTCATCATCACCAGCCAAGTGCCGGTCGAGCGCTGGTACGAAATCATCGGCGATCCCACCATCGCCGACGCCATCCTCGACCGCCTCGTCCACAACGCCTACCGCATCGAACTCACCGGCGAGAGCCTCCGTAAAAAGCGCGATCCGGCACCGGCCCACGCCCGAACTTGA
- a CDS encoding recombinase family protein — protein MTLRAVIYTRYSSDNQREASIEDQLRLCKERLVREGWELVQVYRDAALSGASTLRPGYQALLESAREAAFDVVVAEALDRLSRDQEDVAGLFKRLKFAGIRLVTLAEGEISELHVGLKGTMNALFLKDLADKTRRGLRGRVAAGRSAGGLCYGYDIARQLDPNGEPVRGARRINEAEAAIVRRIFTLFAGGASPIAIAKTLNAEGVPGPEGRAWRDTTIRGHAGRGTGILRNELYIGRLVWNRMRFLKDPATGKRVSRPNPRAEWVIETVPELRIVDQETWERAAERLGAIRAASRADTLPPGFWARRRPRHVLTGKIFCGSCGGAFGAIGRDYLGCTAAHRQGVCANHGTVRRDALEDLILGALREQLMAPELVAEFVAEFAAEWNRLQAAAGAEAANLRKELAAVERKLAGLIDAIAEGFRAPGLQQQLDDLEARKAGLARQLAQATPAVPRLHPNLGEIYRAKVAALAEALTGPDGQEALEMVRGLVARVEVLPPAAAGEAPEIVLTGEIAAMVGLGLGQAPTRPGAGATPGAVAGAGSDLFTSSVKVVAGACNLRQLTLLPVAC, from the coding sequence ATGACCCTCCGCGCCGTCATCTATACCCGCTATTCCTCCGATAACCAGCGCGAGGCGTCCATCGAGGACCAGTTGCGTCTTTGCAAGGAACGCCTCGTCCGCGAGGGCTGGGAACTGGTGCAGGTCTATCGTGATGCCGCGCTCAGCGGCGCCTCGACGCTGCGCCCGGGTTATCAGGCGCTGCTCGAAAGCGCGCGCGAGGCCGCCTTCGACGTCGTCGTCGCCGAAGCCCTCGACCGCCTCTCGCGCGACCAGGAAGACGTCGCCGGTCTGTTCAAGCGGCTCAAATTCGCCGGCATCCGCCTCGTCACCCTCGCCGAGGGCGAGATTTCCGAACTCCATGTCGGCCTCAAGGGCACGATGAACGCCCTCTTTCTCAAAGACCTCGCCGATAAGACACGCCGCGGCCTGCGCGGGCGGGTCGCCGCCGGGCGCTCGGCCGGCGGGCTCTGCTATGGCTATGACATCGCCCGCCAGCTCGACCCCAATGGCGAGCCGGTGCGCGGCGCACGCCGCATCAACGAGGCCGAGGCGGCCATAGTGCGCCGCATCTTCACCCTCTTTGCCGGCGGCGCCAGCCCGATTGCCATCGCCAAGACGCTGAACGCCGAAGGCGTGCCCGGCCCCGAGGGGCGCGCCTGGCGCGATACCACCATCCGCGGCCATGCCGGGCGTGGCACCGGCATCCTGCGCAATGAACTCTATATCGGCCGCCTGGTGTGGAACCGCATGCGCTTCCTCAAAGACCCGGCGACCGGGAAAAGGGTATCGCGGCCGAACCCGCGTGCCGAGTGGGTTATCGAGACGGTACCGGAATTGCGCATCGTCGACCAGGAAACCTGGGAGCGGGCTGCCGAGCGGCTCGGCGCCATTCGCGCCGCCTCGCGGGCCGACACGCTGCCGCCCGGGTTCTGGGCGCGCCGCCGGCCGCGGCATGTGCTGACCGGAAAAATCTTCTGCGGCAGCTGCGGCGGCGCCTTCGGCGCCATCGGTCGCGATTATCTCGGCTGCACCGCCGCCCATCGTCAGGGGGTCTGTGCCAACCACGGAACCGTCAGGCGCGATGCGCTGGAAGACCTGATTCTCGGGGCGCTGCGCGAGCAGCTCATGGCGCCGGAACTGGTGGCGGAATTCGTCGCCGAATTCGCCGCCGAGTGGAATCGGCTGCAAGCCGCCGCCGGGGCCGAGGCGGCCAATCTGCGCAAGGAGCTGGCCGCGGTCGAGCGCAAGCTCGCCGGGCTGATTGACGCGATTGCCGAAGGGTTCCGGGCGCCGGGGCTGCAACAGCAGCTCGATGACCTGGAAGCGCGCAAGGCGGGTCTGGCCCGGCAACTCGCGCAGGCCACCCCGGCGGTGCCGCGGCTGCATCCCAATCTCGGCGAAATCTATCGCGCCAAGGTCGCGGCGCTGGCCGAGGCCTTGACGGGGCCGGATGGGCAGGAGGCTTTGGAGATGGTGCGTGGCCTGGTGGCGCGGGTCGAGGTGCTGCCTCCCGCGGCGGCGGGCGAGGCGCCGGAGATTGTGCTCACCGGCGAGATTGCTGCGATGGTCGGGCTTGGCCTTGGGCAAGCGCCGACGCGCCCCGGTGCAGGGGCGACGCCAGGCGCCGTTGCCGGCGCTGGTTCCGATTTGTTTACGAGTTCGGTAAAAGTGGTTGCGGGGGCATGCAACCTCCGACAGTTGACCCTCCTCCCCGTCGCCTGCTGA
- a CDS encoding type II toxin-antitoxin system RelE/ParE family toxin, which yields MADYRLSPAAERDLEDIATYTRDQWGTEQASRYIDRLTIAFEELARAPKAAPACDHIRPGYRRRSVERHMIYFRIAPYGIAVVRILHDRMDATRHV from the coding sequence ATGGCTGATTACCGACTTTCGCCAGCCGCAGAGCGTGATTTGGAGGATATCGCAACTTACACCCGCGACCAGTGGGGAACCGAGCAGGCAAGCCGTTATATCGACAGGCTGACCATCGCCTTTGAAGAGCTCGCCCGCGCGCCCAAAGCCGCGCCAGCTTGCGACCACATCCGCCCCGGGTATCGACGGCGCTCCGTCGAGCGCCATATGATTTACTTTCGTATTGCGCCCTATGGCATCGCCGTCGTTCGCATCCTGCATGACCGCATGGATGCCACGCGCCACGTGTAA